The Anaerotignum propionicum DSM 1682 sequence TAACGTTGGTCCTGTTCTGACAGGTATCGGTCTTGCGGTAGTGGCGAACTCCCTTGCAGTAATTAAAAAACTAGTTTTTGAGGATAAAGTAACCACCATGGAAGAGCTCAATAACGCTATGAATGCAAACTGGGTTGGCTATGAAGAATTAAGAGCAAAAGCATTAAGTGTACCAAAATACGGTAACGACGATGATTATGTGGACGATATTGCAAGAGAAATTGCCAACTATTATTATCTGGAAACCAGAGCCCATAAAGATATCTTTGGCTCCAATTTTAACTCAGCTTTCATGGGAATTTCTAATTATATCCCAACAGGAAGAATTGTTGGCGCCACTCCTTGCGGCAGAGAAGCCACAAAGCCAATCACAGAGGGTGTATCCCCTTATGCAGGAAGTGACGTTACCAGTCCCCTTGCGGCAATGCGTTCCAGTGCAAAAATGAATCATGATGTTCACACCGGAGGTACACTTCTAAACCTACGTTTAAGTGAAGAAATGGTAAAAACACCTAAGGGCAGAAGAGACCTTGGCAATATTATTCGGGCATATTTCTCCCTTGGTGCCTTCCACGTACAATTTAACACTCTTTCTACAGAGGTGCTTCGTAAAGCACAGAAGAATCCACAAGATTATAAAGACCTCTTGGTGCGTGTGGCAGGCTATAGTACCCAATTTGTAAATCTTTCACCAGAAATGCAGGAAGCGATTATCGCAAGAACGGCACACGAAACAATATAATTTTTAAATAATTCGCCTGCTCCGTTGTGGGGCAGGCGTCGTCTACAATAGGAGGTTACTATGGGAGAATGTTCAAATACCGGCATTGTCATTCAGATGCAGGACTATTCTATACATGATGGCGATGGCGTCAGAACCACCATATTTCTTGCTGGCTGCAATCTGCGCTGCCAGTGGTGTGCCAACCCCGAATCTTGGACAACAAAAAGCAAATTGGTCTTTTATCGGCATAAATGCGTTGGCTGTATGAAATGCGCCAACGTCTGTCCCATGGATCTCGTTCCCTGCAATATGGAGCGACCCAATGATATCTGCACTGCTTGCGGAAAATGTGTTGCAGTTTGCGCACAAAAAGCCCTGGATATTGCTTGCACTGAGAAAAGTGTAGATACACTGGTGAAAAAAATAGAGAGAGATGCACTATTTTTCCGCTATTCAGGAGGAGGGGTTACTTTTTCAGGAGGTGAACCCTTTTTACAGCATAAATTTATGCGGGTCTTATTAAATCGATTTGAGGAATTGGGAATTGAAAGCTGGGTGGAAACCTGCGGATATTTTGATTTTGAAGCAGTACAAGACCTATTACCCAAATTCAGCCACATTTTCTTCGACCTGAAGCATATGGATAGCGAAAAACACAAAGAGTTCACAGGTTGTGGCAATGAAATCATTCTGGAAAATGCGATAAAAGTATATCAAACAGGGGTTCCAATGACAATTAGAATTCCAACCATAGTTGAGGTAAACATAAGCGATGATAATATAGAAAAAACAGCACAATTTATAAAGGAAAATCTGCCGAAAGCCAATGTTGAGCTTCTCCCCTATCACGGGTTGGGCAAGGCCAAATATATTTCCTTGGGAATAGAAGAAAAGTTTATTGACTTTACTACACCAACAGCAACCCAAATTCAACATGCCTATGAAATTTTTAAGAAAAATGGCATAGACGTAATTGAATACAGATAAAGTCAGAAATAGGGTTCGGTTAAACGAACCTTTTCCTTTGCCTCAGACAAAATTGAACCAAAAATAGCGCGCACGCCAGAAATATGGGACAAAAATGAATTTGGCTTAAATTAAAATAAGCTGTAAAAATTTATACCCTATGAAAAGACAAGTAAATCATTTTTCCTAAATGCTCTCGAACTCATGCACATTCTACTCTGGACACCCTAGGTAAAAATATGTATCATAGATGTAATGATAAAGACAATAGGAGTTGATTCCGTGGATACCCTCAATAAAATCTGTACGTGCCAGAATTTATCATGTCCTTTACACCCCAGTAATCACAGTCAAGGCTGTACACCCTGCATTGCTAAAAATCTCAAATTAAAGGAAATTCCCAGTTGCTTTTTCAACCTGATACCTAATGCAGAGAAAAGAGACGGTGATACTTTCAAATGCTTCGCCAAAGTGGTATCGGAGCAAACCGGACAAGAATAGGCGTTAAGCTTTAGGAAATTTTTTTGAGCTACATATTATTTAAAAAAGTCAGTTCCTGTATAAAAAAACTACCTTTAATCAATTCAGCATACTTAAAACTGCTGATAACCGAGTAACAGGGAGCTTTTTTTCTAAGTCAAAATCTTTAATATCGTTAAATTGAAAACCTCCATCAAATCAATTTCCTCCTTGGTTGCAGTAATCATCACCTTAGGCCTTAGGTAATGTTTCGTATTTTGCTGAACCACGATTGCCTCTTGCCCATTGGAGAGCTCAACAGAAATTCCCGTAGGGTACGGTGATACATATTCCAAAATCTTTTTTACACAATCGATATCAAACATGATATAACAATTTGACATCAAATATTCAAGGGCATCCGCCGGATTCATCGCCCTTCTATAAACACGATTGGACACCAGCGCATCATATACATCGCACACATGGATAATCTTCGCATAGATATGAATATTCTTATCTGATAGTTGGCGAGGATATCCGCTTCCATCTTCATTTTCATGATGAGATAGCACTGCGTTTTTTACCAAACCAGAAATCATGCAATTTTCTTTCAGCATATTATAGCCTTCTTCAGAATGACAACGCATAATATTCATTTCTTCCTCTGTCAGCTTGCCCTTTTTATTCAAAATATCCAGACTGATAGATACCTTTCCAATATCGTGAAACAGTGCCGCTTCGGAAAGGTGTTTCAATTGTGAATAATTTAAGCCCATGCCTATGCCAACGATAACCGATAGGACTGACACATTAATACAATGAATGTATGTATAATTGTCAAAGGCAGCAATATTTACCATATCATATGAAACATCTGATTTATCCAGCAATTCATCCACAATAGAATGAGCCATCAAACGGCATAAATCTAGGTTTAATGATTTCAATGCGGCAACTGTATCTCTTCTGGTTTGCTCAGATAGCAATTCTTTCACAACAATTCCATTGGAAATGTCATCATATATATATAAGCCCACATATCCAAGTAATTCTAACTTCTTTAAATATGCCTGCTTTAATATGGTGTTTGCGTTTAAAAGAATGCTTCCGCTGTCATTATATACAGGAATGGCCAATATTGAATTTTCTTTCACTTGTTTTATTGGTAAATATCGCATTGATTTCCACCCATTTACTTTCTCTTCTTAAACTTTTGAATGATAACTATCTTAAATGTTTGTATAAAACATAATTTTTAATATATAAATTATGATAAGATATACTTTATTATTATATAATAATATAAAAATAAAATACAAACTTGATTTTAATTCAATTTTAATAATATTTTTATCATTGACTGAACAATATTTAAAAATTATCACTGCATAGCTGTATACAAAATAATAATTTAATATCCAAATATTTTTCTATTCATTTATATAAGATTACATTTGCAACTATAACTTAGTAAAAAATACATATTTTCTAATAAAAAAGACATATTACATAGAATCTATTTTAACAAATATCAACAAAAAATGCAAATTGCATTTTGTCAGACCAAATGTACTTTTGAAATATTTTTCTTTTGCATACTACAAATTCCTATTCTCTAAAAAAGCTTGTTAAATGAACGCAGGGTTATGAAGCTTTATATTTTCTACTATTGGCTTTTCCGTTTTATGTACACCTATTAAAATTTACAAAAAAACATAATCAAGCATTTTTAAAAATATCTTTTTTGCAAATTGAAAGATAGATATTATTTAAAAAAATTTATCACTATGTTATAATCATACGACAAAGATAAAAACACAGTTCCGGTTGGTAGTCCGGACGCAGCAAAGCTGTCAGTAACCTGCCTCCTTGGTTGTCCCTTCTTTGTATGTTTTAAACTTACAGGAGGGAAAGCTATGATAAAAACCGTATGGAAATTTACTGTATTTTTTGAGGACCCCTTTTGGGTTGGCGTTTATGAGCGTGAAACCCAAGGAGAGTACCAAGTGTGTAAGATTACCTTTGGCTCAGAGCCAAAGGATTATGAGATTTATGACTTTCTGCTCAAAAAATGGACTTATCTTCGGTTTTATGCATCTAAGGATGCCCCATGCATTACAGAAAGACCCATGAATCCTAAGCGTATGCAGCGTGAAATTAGACACCAACTGCAAAACACAGGGGTGGGGACAAAAGCACAACAAGCCCTTAAACAACAACAGGAGCTAGGTAAACAAGATCGAAAGACCCGCTCCCGTAAGGAAAAAGAGGCTGAAAATGAGAGAAAATTCGAATTGCGCCAGCAAAAGCGTAAGGAGAAACATAAGGGACATTAATTTTATCGTCCTAATAAAAAAGCAAGGGTTTTTAGCACTTGCTTTTTTATTACCTCTGTATCTAAAAGAGATACAGATAAAGTGCGCCTGCTTCTGTAATTTTTCTATAAAAACCTGCTAAGAAAAGTCAATAGTTAATTTGACTTCTAGCAGGTTTCCTTTTTTATAAACCATCTTTTTTCACACATGACTAAAAAGACTGGATTCATTCAGCCAGTCTTCTAATACTAGATTTGATTTTATTGATATACTTCTTTTACTCGTGCATAGTATATCCGCAGAAATTTATTGAGACCTGCAATTTTTGCCAATTTCTTAGCTTTGCCTTCAGATTCTTTTTTCAAAATATACCAATAAACAGAGCTGTCTGCTGGTGCACTGTGTGTCTTTAAGACCCTCATCACTTCATATCCGATTTTTCTTAGCGTCGAGGAACCTCGCTTGCTTATTTTACGATTCGTTCCTATAAATTGCCCTGATTGGTATGGTGGAGCATCTATTCCTGCAAATGCAATCAAAGCCCTGCTGCTATGAAATCTACGAATATCACCAATTTCTGCTATTAATTTTGGTGCTAATACATCTCCAACTCCCCCCATTGACCTTACTACAGAATATTCTGGCAACTGCTTGGCGAGTTCTTTCATCCGTGTTAAAATAGTCTTCAAGGTAGTATTGACTTGCCTCAATACACCAACTGCCTGCTGAATCATAATCTGAGTTGATTCCATTTCAGCAGGCAATGTAGGGATACCATCTTGTGCCAGGGAATAAATCTTGACGGCTTTATTATGGTTCTGATGGTATCCTTTTTCTTTTGCCCACGCTAAATAATTATTAATGAAATCTATCTCTGACAGTTTTGTTATATTATCGAAATGCCAATACATCTCTACAAAATCTGATAATTTGTCTTTACCAGTTGAATCTTGCCATCCCTTCAACAATTTTTTTATACCAGGCATTGTATAGTCCAACAAATGTGTCAAGGACTGTACACTCTCTATTCTCATTCTCATATAATGTGAATACTGTCTGCCCAATATTTTAAGTTCTTGATAAATACCTTCGGACATTTCGTATTTTTTGAGGCGAAACCAGTAATCAATTCCGTAATTTGCTATTGCAATGGAGTCCTGCTTATCTGTTTTTATTGCCCTAAGTCCTTGACTTCTGTACTGTTTCATTTCAAATGGGTTTATTACAGCTACAAAAATCCCTCGTTCTTGCAGAAAATCAAACACCGGAAGATGATAGATTCCTGTTGCCTCAATTACAACTTTAACGTCTTCATTAAATCTTAAAAAGCATAGATGACAATTCAGATAATCCTTGCTCTGTATGTTCTATTTCAAACGGTGAACAAATCAACTCTCCATATGGTTTTAAAATACAAACCGTACTCTTTCCTTTTGAAATATCAATTCCAACACTAATCATTGACTCCATCCCTCCAAATCAAAAAATATTTGTAGTTGTTACCATCCACACTTATTACAATTCATTTTAGTTCGTTACACGAAAGCTCATTTATGAGTTTCAACCTGCTTAATCGAATGCTTATAATAAGGGGTGGTTGACGGTTTTTGTGACGGATGTATAAATCCAAAATAGGCCACGCCAGACCAACTACTCCCTTTATTATAAAGAAATAAGTGCAAATGTTTTAGCACTAATGATGTGTTTAACACTTACACTTTTATGGTACTAAAAATAAGCCATGAGAATAGCTCCATGGCTTTTATAAATCAAACATATATTTTTGTCGGACGATAGGTAATGTGGCAATAAACTTCTTCTTCCCCACATTTTAAAAATTCTGCCATTGCAGCAAAATCTATTTCCTTTTCCCGAGATTGGCCCATCACCACAGCAATATCTCCTGCCTTAACTCCACCAGCTTGGGATATATCTACCACCATTTGATCCATACAGACGCCCCCAATCACAGGGCATAGCACATCATTAATCAATACAGAGCCTTTTCCAGACCCCATGCGCAAAATATCGGAATAACCAATGGTCAATACAGCCGCCTTTAAATCTGAATCCGCACAAAATGCTCTGCTGTAGCCAATAAAGTCCCCTTTTTTTACATCACTTACTTTTCCAATACGACATTTGATTGTTACAATTGGTTTAAATATCGTGCCTCTATGGTTGTTAATCTCGGGCAATGCGCCGTAAATCAACGTTCCCACTCTCACCATATCCAACTGCATTTCCGGCATATTTACTGTTCCCGCAGAATTTAAACAATGCAAAATTCCAAGATAATTATTTTTTGACAACAGTTCATCTGTAATCTTCTTAAATCTTGCAAACTGAAGTTTAGAGTATTCAAGAGAATCTTGGTCATTTTCATAGAAAGTTGCAATATGCGTATAGCACCCTGTCACCTGGAATGTTTTGTTATTGCAAATTTTAGTAATTTTCGCAATGGCATTATCAAGATTTTCGTCAAAACAGCGGATTCCAATCCTACCCATACCTGTATCAAGTTTGATATGTATTTTCAATTTTTGTTCTTCCTCCTGAAGCACTTCTTCCAGCTGCAACGCATAATCGAAGGATACTAGGGTTTGGGTGATATTGTATTCTAATAATAAATTGGCATACTCAGGGGGGGTGTAGCTCAAAATTAAAATGGGGTTCTCAATTCCTCCTTTTCTGATTTGAATTGCTTCCTCTACATTTGATACCGCAAATTGGATTTCATCGTCTAATGCAGTTAATTCCTTAGCAATTCTTACATCACCACAATTATACCCATTGGCTTTTAGAACCGCCATTATTTTTACATTTTCGTTTAATAACTCTTTTATTTTATAAAAATTATATTTTAGGTTCTCTATAGAAATTTCAACCCATGCACGTTTTATTAAGTCCATCATGACCTCCTATGAAAAATGCCTTAAGATAACCTCTTAAGGCATTTTGAAATAATATTATTTTGTTACTTCGTGCTCAATTGTTTCATAAGAAACTCTTTCAGGATTTTTTCCTGCTTTCAGTTCCGGAATAAAACGGTTCCAGAAATCATTGTATAATCTGAAAATTTCTTTCCGCTTTGTATAAATGAATGTTAATGTAATAATTACATACATTGCACTTAAAATATCTGTAAAAGCCCAAAGCATGTCTGCCTTGATATTATAAAAAACAAGAGCAGGGATTAGAAAATACACCATGTAAACAGGAGAAAACTTTTTATTTATCTCAGTATCTCCAAGGGCATAATTTACGGACTTAGCACAGCTATAGTACATACCGATAATGGTTGTCCAAGCAAAAACCGAAATGGCACATGCCATGAAGTATCCACCAAATTTTCCATATGCCACCTTAAATGCCACCGTAGTCAATTGCGCACTAGTAATATCAGGGTAATCAATATAGGAATTGGTTAAAATGATAGATAACGCAGTTACGGAACAAACAACAATCGTATCTAAGAAAACTTCGCCCCAGCCCCAAGAGGACTGACGAACCGGATGGTCTGTCTGCGCTGATGCATGGGCAACAATGCCATAACCAGTGCCGGCATCATTGGAGTAAAGCCCACGGGCAATACCATATCTGATGGCATCTCTAACAGAAGCACCAGCAAAACCGCCAACACCAGCCATTGGTGTGAAAGCGCTTTTAAAAATTAGCGCTACTCCACCGGGAACGGCATCAAAATTCATAATTAAAATACCAATACCTGATATTATGTAAGCCAATGCCATAAAAGGCACTACTTTTTCCATAACACTAGAGATTCTCTTTAACCCGCCTGCAATTGTTACAAAGCATGTAAGTCCGATTACCGCAACAGAGATAGTGGGAGGAATTTGAAATGCTTCATAAAGAGAGCTGGTTACAGATTCAGTCTGAACCGCATTGGTCCAAGGCCCAAACACAAAAACAAAAACAGCTAAGATGATTGACCCAGTTTTCCATCCAAGGGCATTCTTCATGACAAATGATCTATCGCAAAGATACTCATCCATGGACTTATCATATTTTACTCTGTATCTTTGACCTAAGATGATTTCACATGCCTTTGTACTCATACCCAACAAGCCGGACATCCACATCCAAAAAATCGCACCGGGGCCACCCATAGTAATGGCAGTGGCTACACCACCGATATTACCAACACCAATAGTATTGGCCATAGCGGTACAAGCAGCTGCAAATCCAGAGACTGTTCCTTCTCCTTCACCACCTTTAAACATTTTTCCGAATGTGTTTTTAAAATGAAACCTTATTTTTGTTATGTAAGCAAATCTAAATTTAATTGTTAAATAAATTCCTGTTCCTACCAATGCGACAGTCATGGGTGTTCCCCATAGAAAATCTGAAATTGCCCATAAAACTTCCAAGATTCTTTCCATCTTGTAAAATCCCCTCCGATTTTATAAAACTATATTATGCCTTATTGTGCCTTGTTAAATACTTCTAGAGCTTGGTTTAGATCTTCGATTAAATCCCCCACATCTTCCGCGCCAGTTGAAATTCGAATGAGTCCTTCATGAATACCCATTTTTGTCAACTCCTCCTCTGTAAACTCATTCCGAAAGGCTGTTGCAGGGTGAGCTAATGTCGTTCTAATTCCACCTAGTGTACCTAAATACTTAATTACTTTCAGTCGGCGAATGAATTCATCCACTTTTTCTCTGTTATTCTCTACGGAAAAGCTTATCATGGCACCAAATCCATAGGAAAAAATTTGGCTTGCTAATGCATGCTGAGGATGATTTTCCAAGCTGGGATGGTAAACGCACTGAATGTGAGGATTCTTGCTTAATGCCTCTGCCACAAGAACCGCATTATCCAATTGTGCTCTCATTCTTAATCCCATGGTTTTAATACTTCTTTGTAAAAGCCATGCCGAGTTTGCATCCAAAGAAGCTCCCAGCAATAAGTAACTTTGTTTCAATTTTTTGATTATTTCATTGCTCGCAGTAATTGATCCACCAGTCACATCACTGTGCCCGCCAAAGAATTTTGTTAAACTGTGAATGACTATGTCTGCACCAAAATCAAGGGGTTTAATTACAAAAGGTGTAGTAAAGGTGCTATCCACAACTACCGTTGCACCAAAGGAATGGGCGATTTTGCTGATCTTTTCAATGTCAACCACCAGAGTCAGCGGATTTGCAATAATTTCTGTATAGACTATTTTAGTACTTTCTTTCATGGCATTTTCAAATTCTTTAATATTTGTAAAATCCACTAAAGAAACATGAACGCCAAAGCCTCTCAAAATCTCAATTAATTCGATTGTTTCACCATAGATGCTTTTATTGAAAACGGCATGGTCTCCACATTTTAACAAGCCCAGCAGGGTTGTGGAAATAGCTCCCATCCCTGAGGAGCATACTAACGTGCTTTCACCATTTTCCAAATAGGAAATTGCTTCTGCTAATCCATCTCGATTGGGGTTCGCGGTTCTATTGTAAAAATATTTTCCACCATTATTGGCAAAATCATAATCTCTTGTATCTTTAATGATATATGCCGAGGAAGGATATATCGCCGGCGTTTCAGGATGAAGCGACCCCTCTCTATCCTCCGTACCTTTATAAAGGATTTCTGTATTTTCTTTCAACAAGTTATCCACCACTTTCTTAAATAATCAGTAATAAAATCGTAATTCTTATACCTACTATAAGGTCAATTATTACTTATTACTAAAGAAGTATCTGGATTTCATATTGAGCATCAGCATAATCCACTAAGTTATCTTCAAATTCCATAGCAAGAACCAGCTTGGGTTTTGGTTTGTGTTCGAAATATTTGGTAAGCATATTAATATCCCAATTTTCAGATAATGCTTGTGTTTGGAAACATAAATATTCTCCTGCGGGTATTACGTCATACAGTGTTCTATCTAAATCCGGCTTTCCTCTAAAATAAACAAAATACTCTCTGGGATAAAATTCTTTCTTAAATAGCGCATCCAAATCTATCTTATATCCATATTGCCTTCTAAACTTTGTTTGCGTGTATTCGTTTTTGCTTTTTGCCGCAGCCAACCGTATTTCCATCTGAGCCAGTTGTTCTTTATAATAGCAAGGAACGCTTAAAATATATCGTTCTTCCTTCTGAATTTTATATAAATTATCTATGTTTTCACCTTTATTCATATAGGTAAAATAGTCAATATACCATTCAATATCCTTAATGCGCTCTTCCATTTCTTTTAGTTCCTGTAAGGCATCCTCTCTTTTTTTCCTCAAATAAGGCAGCAATAAATCCACACTGCCGCTGTGA is a genomic window containing:
- a CDS encoding glycyl-radical enzyme activating protein, which encodes MGECSNTGIVIQMQDYSIHDGDGVRTTIFLAGCNLRCQWCANPESWTTKSKLVFYRHKCVGCMKCANVCPMDLVPCNMERPNDICTACGKCVAVCAQKALDIACTEKSVDTLVKKIERDALFFRYSGGGVTFSGGEPFLQHKFMRVLLNRFEELGIESWVETCGYFDFEAVQDLLPKFSHIFFDLKHMDSEKHKEFTGCGNEIILENAIKVYQTGVPMTIRIPTIVEVNISDDNIEKTAQFIKENLPKANVELLPYHGLGKAKYISLGIEEKFIDFTTPTATQIQHAYEIFKKNGIDVIEYR
- a CDS encoding DUF6485 family protein: MIKTIGVDSVDTLNKICTCQNLSCPLHPSNHSQGCTPCIAKNLKLKEIPSCFFNLIPNAEKRDGDTFKCFAKVVSEQTGQE
- a CDS encoding HD-GYP domain-containing protein, translating into MRYLPIKQVKENSILAIPVYNDSGSILLNANTILKQAYLKKLELLGYVGLYIYDDISNGIVVKELLSEQTRRDTVAALKSLNLDLCRLMAHSIVDELLDKSDVSYDMVNIAAFDNYTYIHCINVSVLSVIVGIGMGLNYSQLKHLSEAALFHDIGKVSISLDILNKKGKLTEEEMNIMRCHSEEGYNMLKENCMISGLVKNAVLSHHENEDGSGYPRQLSDKNIHIYAKIIHVCDVYDALVSNRVYRRAMNPADALEYLMSNCYIMFDIDCVKKILEYVSPYPTGISVELSNGQEAIVVQQNTKHYLRPKVMITATKEEIDLMEVFNLTILKILT
- a CDS encoding YjdF family protein; protein product: MIKTVWKFTVFFEDPFWVGVYERETQGEYQVCKITFGSEPKDYEIYDFLLKKWTYLRFYASKDAPCITERPMNPKRMQREIRHQLQNTGVGTKAQQALKQQQELGKQDRKTRSRKEKEAENERKFELRQQKRKEKHKGH
- the alr gene encoding alanine racemase, giving the protein MDLIKRAWVEISIENLKYNFYKIKELLNENVKIMAVLKANGYNCGDVRIAKELTALDDEIQFAVSNVEEAIQIRKGGIENPILILSYTPPEYANLLLEYNITQTLVSFDYALQLEEVLQEEEQKLKIHIKLDTGMGRIGIRCFDENLDNAIAKITKICNNKTFQVTGCYTHIATFYENDQDSLEYSKLQFARFKKITDELLSKNNYLGILHCLNSAGTVNMPEMQLDMVRVGTLIYGALPEINNHRGTIFKPIVTIKCRIGKVSDVKKGDFIGYSRAFCADSDLKAAVLTIGYSDILRMGSGKGSVLINDVLCPVIGGVCMDQMVVDISQAGGVKAGDIAVVMGQSREKEIDFAAMAEFLKCGEEEVYCHITYRPTKIYV
- a CDS encoding alanine/glycine:cation symporter family protein, coding for MERILEVLWAISDFLWGTPMTVALVGTGIYLTIKFRFAYITKIRFHFKNTFGKMFKGGEGEGTVSGFAAACTAMANTIGVGNIGGVATAITMGGPGAIFWMWMSGLLGMSTKACEIILGQRYRVKYDKSMDEYLCDRSFVMKNALGWKTGSIILAVFVFVFGPWTNAVQTESVTSSLYEAFQIPPTISVAVIGLTCFVTIAGGLKRISSVMEKVVPFMALAYIISGIGILIMNFDAVPGGVALIFKSAFTPMAGVGGFAGASVRDAIRYGIARGLYSNDAGTGYGIVAHASAQTDHPVRQSSWGWGEVFLDTIVVCSVTALSIILTNSYIDYPDITSAQLTTVAFKVAYGKFGGYFMACAISVFAWTTIIGMYYSCAKSVNYALGDTEINKKFSPVYMVYFLIPALVFYNIKADMLWAFTDILSAMYVIITLTFIYTKRKEIFRLYNDFWNRFIPELKAGKNPERVSYETIEHEVTK
- a CDS encoding trans-sulfuration enzyme family protein, producing MKENTEILYKGTEDREGSLHPETPAIYPSSAYIIKDTRDYDFANNGGKYFYNRTANPNRDGLAEAISYLENGESTLVCSSGMGAISTTLLGLLKCGDHAVFNKSIYGETIELIEILRGFGVHVSLVDFTNIKEFENAMKESTKIVYTEIIANPLTLVVDIEKISKIAHSFGATVVVDSTFTTPFVIKPLDFGADIVIHSLTKFFGGHSDVTGGSITASNEIIKKLKQSYLLLGASLDANSAWLLQRSIKTMGLRMRAQLDNAVLVAEALSKNPHIQCVYHPSLENHPQHALASQIFSYGFGAMISFSVENNREKVDEFIRRLKVIKYLGTLGGIRTTLAHPATAFRNEFTEEELTKMGIHEGLIRISTGAEDVGDLIEDLNQALEVFNKAQ
- a CDS encoding MerR family transcriptional regulator, with protein sequence MKKKYTIGETAALLGISTQTLRYYDKICLLSPGFTDENTGYRYYYYQQFHFLDRIRYLQSFGMPLEDIRKIIHSGSVDLLLPYLRKKREDALQELKEMEERIKDIEWYIDYFTYMNKGENIDNLYKIQKEERYILSVPCYYKEQLAQMEIRLAAAKSKNEYTQTKFRRQYGYKIDLDALFKKEFYPREYFVYFRGKPDLDRTLYDVIPAGEYLCFQTQALSENWDINMLTKYFEHKPKPKLVLAMEFEDNLVDYADAQYEIQILL